The window AGGAGGAGAGCGCCGGGGCCCGGTAGCCCGCCCGGCCCGCCGGACCCGTCGCGGCCGGGACGCGCACCCCGGGGCGAGCGCGGGCAGACTGCCCCGGTGGCCAAGCAGAGCGCCGGTGTCCTGCTGCACCGGCAGACCGCGACCGGGGTGGAACTCCTCCTCGCCCACATGGGCGGGCCGCTGTGGGAGCGCGAGGACGAGCACGCCTGGACCGTGCCGAAGGGGGAACCGGAGGAGGGGGAGGAACTCCTCGACGCCGCCCGCCGGGAGTTCCGTGAGGAACTCGGATTGGCGGTGCCCGACGTCGGCCTCGTCGAGCTCGGATCGGCCCGGCAGTCCTCGGGGAAGGTCGTCACCCTGTGGGCGGGCCGCGCCGACGTGGACGTGGCGACGATCGTCCCGGGCACGTTCACGATGCAGTGGCCGCCGCGTTCGGGCCGGACGGCGCGGTTCCCGGAGGTCGACCGGGCGCAGTGGTTCTCCCCCGAGCAGGCGCGGGTGAAGCTGGTGAGGGGTCAGGTCGTGTTCGTCGAGCGGCTGCTGGCGCTGCTCGCCCGG of the Kineococcus mangrovi genome contains:
- a CDS encoding NUDIX domain-containing protein, which codes for MAKQSAGVLLHRQTATGVELLLAHMGGPLWEREDEHAWTVPKGEPEEGEELLDAARREFREELGLAVPDVGLVELGSARQSSGKVVTLWAGRADVDVATIVPGTFTMQWPPRSGRTARFPEVDRAQWFSPEQARVKLVRGQVVFVERLLALLART